CCGATGCACATGCTTTCGGATATGGAAGTGTTCACGGCGCTAATTTGCTCGACAGAATTTTCTGACATCCCTGTCGAGATGCTGGTGCGAGGCAGCGATATCGCTCAATGTTTCGGACCTGCGGGCTACACTCCCACCGAACGATTGAGCAACCTCCGCCAGAGGTTGCCCATATTTATCCACTCTCAAGGCGGTAAACCTTGGGAGAGAGCTCCATCTCCGGGAGCGGTTTGGAGTGCTGAGGAGCGGTTTCTCTCTTCGCTGCGGCGATACTACGATTACATACACTTAGAACTTTCTCCCTATACAGCTATTGCCCGCGAATACCAAGAACAGCTTGGGGAAGAGACGAGCTGGTTGGAGATTAAAAGTACTCCTGCACGCCTTTTTGCCACCCTGTCTGCGGGTCATCCCATACTGCAAGGTTTACCTCTAGCTGTTTTTGACGCTGGGGTTCGTCACGCCCGTCGTCTGCTCCGTATTGGTCGCTACCGTCTCGATGAGAGCTTCAACCTAGAGTCCTCACCTCTCGAAGCCATGCACGAATAAAGCTAAAAGTCAAGGTCTTGTTGTAACGCACTTGAGTTGAGCGAACTCGTACAGGGACAAAGAAGATGAGGAACATGACTGATCGAGAACTAGAGGAGAAACGTCAAGGATGCGAGTAGTGATTGTGGCGGAAAATGCCTCGGCGAAACTCGGAGGTGAAGCGTTCGATCCACTGCATTACTTTCGGGTACTGCGATCGCGTAATATTGAAGCCCACCTAGTGGTGCATTCCCGCACACAAGCGGAACTGCAAGCCATGTATCCAGAGGATTGCTCATACATGCACTTTGTCCCTGACACCTGGCTGCATCGGCTGTTATGGTTTTGCGAACAGCGCTTGCCGAGACGGGCGGGGGAGGTCACAATGGGGCTGCTCAGTCATCTGTATACACAAAGTATCCAGCGCCGCCTAATCCACCAACTGGTTCGCGAGTACCAAATCGATTTAGTTCACGAGCCAATCCCGCTCTCACCCAAATACCCGTCACTGATGTTCGGACTGGGAGTTCCTGTCATCATCGGCCCCCTAAACGGTGGTATGGAATTTCCGCCAGCATTCCGCTCTCGCCAAAACTATTTTGAGGAATTGACGATAGCCGTCGGTCGCCAAGTTTCTAATTTCTGCAATCGCCTTCTTCCAGGCAAGCTAAGAGCCAAGACACTGCTCGTAGCTAATGAGCGGACGAAACAGTCACTACCGAAGGGTTTGCGCGGCACAGTGATAGAACTGGTGGACAATGGGGTAGATTTATCCGTGTGGCGACCTGTGGCTCCAGTCCCGAAGGAGCCGAACCAGAGGGTTCGTTTTGTCTACGTCGGTCGGTTGGTGGACTGGAAAGCGGTAGACTTGCTGCTAGAAGCCTTCCAACCTGTTGCCGCCCAAACCGATGCCATCCTAGAAATCATCGGCGATGGCAAGCTACGGCAGGAACTGGAAGCCCTCTCGCAACGCCTAGGATTGACTGACAGTGTTATATTTACGGGCTGGCTGTCTCAAGCAGA
The genomic region above belongs to Allocoleopsis franciscana PCC 7113 and contains:
- a CDS encoding glycosyltransferase family 4 protein, giving the protein MRVVIVAENASAKLGGEAFDPLHYFRVLRSRNIEAHLVVHSRTQAELQAMYPEDCSYMHFVPDTWLHRLLWFCEQRLPRRAGEVTMGLLSHLYTQSIQRRLIHQLVREYQIDLVHEPIPLSPKYPSLMFGLGVPVIIGPLNGGMEFPPAFRSRQNYFEELTIAVGRQVSNFCNRLLPGKLRAKTLLVANERTKQSLPKGLRGTVIELVDNGVDLSVWRPVAPVPKEPNQRVRFVYVGRLVDWKAVDLLLEAFQPVAAQTDAILEIIGDGKLRQELEALSQRLGLTDSVIFTGWLSQAECAKKLQQADGMVLPSLLECGGAVVLEAMAMGLPVIATNWGGPADYLDSTCGFLIDPTSKEAFVNELTDAMIKLSLSPELRLSMGRAGLERVQKYFDWERKVDRILEIYQETCAEKPTQCIGSGRAI